The following nucleotide sequence is from Anas acuta chromosome 11, bAnaAcu1.1, whole genome shotgun sequence.
TAGCCGGCCATGGCAGCCACGGCACCGATGAAGATGGCGGTGAACACCATGTCGCCCTTGGCAGCCAGCGTGGCCAGGGCGCAGATCATCACCCCGAAAAACATCTGCTGCAGCACCACCACCTCGTCCTCCGTCACGTCGTCGAAGAAGCCCTTCTCCGGGGCGTCTGCGAGGACGGCGCCGCTGAGCGAGGGCACAGCAGGACCCCCCCTTTGGtgccccccatcccaccccaaaccccccaaatcccatccGTACCGGGGGGTTTCTCCTCCACGCACTGCCCGTCCCGGCGCACGTGGCCCTGGGCGCAGACGCAGCGGTAGCCGCCCTCGGTGTTCTCGCACACCTCCTGCACCCCGCTGCACACGGGCTCCTCGCTGCTGGCGCACTCGTCCACGTCTGCAGGGAGGCAGGAAGGGCTCGGGCTCGGGGTATGGGGGTTGTGGGGtgtttgccccccccccagctcacaGGGGTCGCTCACCCAGGCACTTGGCCCCGTCCCGCCGGTACCCCTTGTTGCACTTCTTGCAGCGCGCCGGCCCCGCGCCCATGCAGCCGATGCAGGCGGTGGAGCAGTctgtggggttggggggttgGAATTAAGGATGGGGGGGGTCACCGCCACCCTGCTCCGGGCTGGATCAAacccagaggagctggggacatgggggggggggggcaccccaccTCGGCACTCGTAGGAGCCCTCGGTGTTGACGCAGAACTGGTTGGCCCTGCAGTGCGCCATCTCCGTGCCGCACTCATCGAtgtctgcggggggggggcacacggaGACGCCACCATCCCACCGAGCCCCCCCCTTAACACCCCCATCCTGAGATAGCCCCCCCAATCCCCTTCACACCCACCGATGCAGCGGTGCTcgtgcagcacccagcccctctTGCAGCGCAGGCAGCTCGAATCCTCCGGCCCCGTGCAGCGCCCGCAGGCTCGGTAGCACTCTGCCGGAGCggggggcacagcggggagggggtgggcacggggccggagagggcatggggggggggacaccgggggggctgcccagctccccgGCGGCACGGCGCCTACCGGCACACAGCAGCTGGCTCTGGTTGCGTGAAGCCTCGTAGTAGCCGTCCCCGCACTCGGCGCAGTAGGGCCCCCCGTAGCCAGGGCTGCAGACGCAGAGGCCGGTGCCCCCCCGCGTCCCCTCCCCGTCACAGCGCCCGTTGccgctgcagggctgctgccgGCCTCCGGCGCAGGCTGCGGGGATGCAAATAGTGAGGGGGGGGGCCCCCCTATTTTCCAGCACCCCCattttcccccaccccccccaagtGACTCACGCAGGCAGTCGGGGCCGTAGGTGCCGGGGGGGCAGCAGAGCGCCAGGCGGTCCATGCACAGCCACTGGAAGAAGTCGGGGTGCTGGTGgcgcctggggggggggcacacgcgGTGCTCaggccccgtgtccccccccctcattcccccccccccagagcccccc
It contains:
- the CRELD1 gene encoding protein disulfide isomerase CRELD1 isoform X2, translating into MGPRRGPPGGGGGGVGGGALLGVALLGGVLLGAAGTGPQAEQSREPPGAEPCGACRGLAESFSRGLERTEHEGFGGGNTAWEEEKLAKYKHSETRLLEVLESVCPPSDFACHQLLERSEEHVERWWFHERHQHPDFFQWLCMDRLALCCPPGTYGPDCLPCAGGRQQPCSGNGRCDGEGTRGGTGLCVCSPGYGGPYCAECGDGYYEASRNQSQLLCAECYRACGRCTGPEDSSCLRCKRGWVLHEHRCIDCSTACIGCMGAGPARCKKCNKGYRRDGAKCLDVDECASSEEPVCSGVQEVCENTEGGYRCVCAQGHVRRDGQCVEEKPPDAPEKGFFDDVTEDEVVVLQQMFFGVMICALATLAAKGDMVFTAIFIGAVAAMAGYWLSDRSDRVLDGFMKGR
- the CRELD1 gene encoding protein disulfide isomerase CRELD1 isoform X1 yields the protein MGPRRGPPGGGGGGVGGGALLGVALLGGVLLGAAGTGPQAEQSREPPGAEPCGACRGLAESFSRGLERTEHEGFGGGNTAWEEEKLAKYKHSETRLLEVLESVCPPSDFACHQLLERSEEHVERWWFHERHQHPDFFQWLCMDRLALCCPPGTYGPDCLPCAGGRQQPCSGNGRCDGEGTRGGTGLCVCSPGYGGPYCAECGDGYYEASRNQSQLLCAECYRACGRCTGPEDSSCLRCKRGWVLHEHRCIDIDECGTEMAHCRANQFCVNTEGSYECRDCSTACIGCMGAGPARCKKCNKGYRRDGAKCLDVDECASSEEPVCSGVQEVCENTEGGYRCVCAQGHVRRDGQCVEEKPPDAPEKGFFDDVTEDEVVVLQQMFFGVMICALATLAAKGDMVFTAIFIGAVAAMAGYWLSDRSDRVLDGFMKGR